In Phacochoerus africanus isolate WHEZ1 chromosome 1, ROS_Pafr_v1, whole genome shotgun sequence, the following are encoded in one genomic region:
- the YBEY gene encoding endoribonuclease YbeY, producing the protein MALALRDLQRAVPLRRARLRRALEALRAALGVQRFAVGVVCVDNERIRQINRIYRRKNAPTDVLAFPFHENLKAGEIPQPAFADDYNLGDIFLGVEYILQQRRENEDYYDLLTVTATHGLCHLLGFTHSTEAEWQKMHQKEKQVLEELGQRLGTRLQPLSRGLF; encoded by the exons ATGGCGCTGGCGCTGCGCGACCTGCAGCGCGCGGTCCCGCTCAGGAGGGCGCGGCTGCGGCGCGCGCTGGAGGCCCTGCGGGCGGCGCTCGGGGTGCAGCGGTTCGCCGTCGGCGTCGTCTGCGTGGACAACGAGCGCATTCGGCAAATTAATAGGATCTACCGACGGAAAAATGCCCCCACCGACGTGCTTGCCTTCCCCTTTCACGAG AATCTAAAAGCAGGCGAAATTCCCCAGCCTGCTTTTGCAGATGACTATAACTTGGGAGACATTTTCCTGGGAGTGGAGTATATCTTGCAGCAGCGCCGAGAAAACGAAGATTACTATGACCTGCTCACC GTGACTGCCACCCACGGGCTCTGTCACCTGCTGGGCTTCACACACAGCACGGAGGCGGAGTGGCAGAAG ATGCACCAGAAGGAGAAGCAGGTCCTGGAGGAGCTGGGCCAGCGTCTGGGGACCAGGCTCCAGCCCCTGAGCAGGGGCCTCTTCTGA